A region from the Muribaculum gordoncarteri genome encodes:
- a CDS encoding helix-turn-helix domain-containing protein produces MSSNIQIEKVCQWCGKNFIARTTQTAYCSKRCAEHAYKDRKRKEKMELCKEEVRRVQTGMKEIDEKEFLTPRQAAQYLGLCYKTFYIYINKGVIKAWKLNRKTLVKRSDIDTLFAATERTTIAREETPISEFYTTQEVLDKYQVSNGWFWKVCKEKKIPKTVYRGKNMWSKAHVDRAFAKKPTPEGITEWYTVAEIQEKFGMTLSAIYNLASKEGIPKTKVGKEVRYSKNHFDVAKGVAEPEPPAEYTIAEAMVKFGMTRDQLYHYVKTYKITRTKRGKFTYLSRKELDDLLAPPTI; encoded by the coding sequence AAAGTCTGTCAGTGGTGCGGAAAAAACTTCATTGCCCGGACTACTCAGACTGCGTACTGTTCCAAACGATGCGCTGAACATGCCTATAAGGATAGAAAGCGCAAAGAGAAAATGGAACTGTGCAAAGAAGAGGTGCGTCGAGTTCAGACCGGGATGAAAGAAATTGACGAGAAAGAATTTCTCACTCCCCGTCAGGCAGCTCAGTATCTTGGTCTTTGCTATAAGACCTTTTACATCTATATCAATAAAGGTGTAATCAAGGCATGGAAACTCAACCGTAAGACCCTTGTCAAGCGAAGCGATATTGACACTCTATTCGCTGCGACGGAACGGACAACCATTGCACGAGAGGAAACTCCAATTTCTGAGTTTTACACTACACAGGAAGTTCTTGACAAATATCAGGTATCTAACGGCTGGTTTTGGAAAGTCTGTAAAGAAAAGAAAATCCCCAAGACCGTGTATCGTGGGAAAAACATGTGGAGCAAAGCCCATGTTGACCGGGCATTTGCAAAGAAACCAACTCCGGAGGGAATCACAGAGTGGTACACTGTTGCTGAAATCCAAGAGAAATTCGGGATGACACTATCAGCCATATACAACCTTGCTTCCAAGGAAGGAATTCCGAAAACTAAAGTCGGTAAAGAAGTACGCTATTCAAAGAATCATTTTGATGTGGCTAAAGGTGTGGCGGAACCTGAACCTCCGGCTGAATACACGATAGCAGAGGCTATGGTAAAGTTTGGCATGACCAGAGACCAGCTCTATCACTATGTCAAAACCTATAAGATAACCCGTACCAAGAGAGGCAAGTTTACCTATCTCTCCCGCAAAGAACTGGATGATTTGCTTGCGCCACCTACGATTTAG